actgctggctttgaaatacacaggccgaagacgggcagcagcgacttcggtgcgacaaagccagtactgcggtcaccaacccgcctgcccagcgtggtgactatgggcaaaacacatgagttcacgtaatttttggcgttaacttgtggaggcctatgtccagcagtggactgtataggctgtaatgatgatagagcatacaaatatttaaagacAATTTGTTTTCAGGCCCACGACAAATTTAATCTTACTAGGGGCCGTtggcgacgcgttggcgcaacgggcACACTAccggtttgtggctgttgcgctggcgattgcgtgttcgatccccgcacatgacaaacatttgcattggccatacaaatgtttgacgcggtctgggtgtttgtgcagtctttgtgggtctccccaccgtgcgttgaaaagcacgttaagccgtcggtcccagttgttattttgtacacctgatggcgatcggtgctcatagtatggaatatatacgccaacccgcattagagcagcgtttaaaaaaaaatacaagtgcTTAACACACACCCACAAAAAccgtcgtctgtttctaaagtagACAACTGCCTATATTTTAGATAGGTAACAGACTGGTAAATAATACACTTACAACCAGACTCAGTGCAAGAATCAAAcctacacacaaaaaaaaaattattaatttaaaattttcgtgtAACTAACCTTTCGTTTTGTTAAATCAACGTAATGTGTTGAAAAATACTTGAGCACAGATGGATCCCCGAAATTGACATAGTATAAGTCTTCTTCGGGTATAACatttaaaagattttcaaaTGCTAAGAATTCTCTGCCTTGTAAAAATGCCGCTGTCTTTCCATCTGCCGATAACTTAAGTTATGTAAGgttgttattatttacttaagcttataaaaaaaactattaaaaatacgatattCTTTAGAAAAGTATTGAATAGAAGTTCCAAATACACTAAATGCATACTAATCATTACAAACATGCATATTTAACTAACTACTCAGCGGTAGAGTACCCCCAAAAAGCTATAAATATAAGCTTCTTGAGTACCCCGTAAATTCGATGTACTCTGTGGTAGAGAATAAATAACACTCGGACAAAACAGCATTAATCAATGTTAACTTGTACTCTGCCTAccaagaatataataatagagaTTGTGGTTCACAATGTTCACACCTATCTTGCTTCTTGGCATTTAtagaaatttacataaaaatcaaatacTAGCGTCTATTTTACATTACTTAGCaaaaattgaaaagaaagaACTTGAAACAATGATGGTTGAACATCCTATCTATTCTAAAAACTATCTTATGTTAGCGGCTTCATGCACGAAACCGATATATTTGTATATCTGTAATTCTACCATGCTTCGCTTCTAATGATCGTAGCATGATGCTACCCATACTCGATACATAAGCTAtccaaaactattttttttattcgaaccagtagttcctgagataagTGCATTCAaccaaacgaactcttcagctttataaccttaatatcttaatatactcgtatatatttcttctgtgcgtgtgtttgtcactgaactcctcctaaacggttgaaccgatttggttaaaattttgtacgaaTATTTTTATGGGTTTATCGAGATAAAAACACCGGTACCGGatccggtaggtggcgctactAGAAGGTATGTCAGAAATCAAATTTGGTAATTTATTCCAGTCAGGACAACGTCAGCCAGGTCcgttagtataattataaatattctctACGCGTATTTGTCACATAACTTCTCctaaacgactggaccgatttggtTGAAATTTCGTGTGTACATTTTAATGAATTCATGGAGGGCTTGAAAACACAATCAGGCTCTGTAGGTAGCGATGAAGTCTGTATAAATGCTTACCAGTCACCACATCCCATGCTAGTAATGCTCTTGATATAGGTATCAAATTTTTCTtggtacttaataaaatatgtaatatcgTCTCAGCATCAATTCGCAAAAAAGAACTTGGCGGTCCAAAGAATATCATATCCATTGAATTCTCAATTTTTATTCTGTTGTCTACCTCGTCGTAAAAGTCATGGTAGATCAGGTCTTCtgctaaaaaattaaatgtaggtTGTAGGTATGTATctattattaatatgaatacTATGTCCTTCACTATGTTCATAAAATATGTATGAGATTTCTTACGTCATATaacaacaaaacaatattttaactttactatttttattttaaagaaaataaaatacttataggtatatgtattaaaaacacATACCTAAGTACTcgttacacataaaaatatttggaacagcttaatatatttatatcgattATAATGtcattattcattaattaaaaatacataacatacTAATTGCAGTGTATACAATTAAGGAACTGCATGTTAATACCTGTTTCCGTTATTGCTATCATAGAATTTTTTTCATCTTCATACTCTAGTTCTAATTCTTCTATGGATTTAGTTTCAAGAGTTTCCTCTTGAGTATGCATActgttgattttttttcgtaaatactaaattaattgTATCAATTGATTCAATTTACGTTATTATAAGATGTTTTGTAAAAGTATTGAAACTACTTGATAAAATTCTAATAGATTAACATAAACTAAGCTTAGAGCTGGTTGATGCAGAAATATGAAACGTCGCATAAAAAGCGATATACAAAGAATTTTGCGACCTTTAGAAAAAACGCATTGGTATTGATTAGAATATGTAAGTAGTTACCTATAAGTACTAGGGTACTGTAGATACtcgaaaaaaatgtattaaaaataaggaGTGTCAGTATGTCGCACTATTGAgactaaaaaaatgattaacgtgattctttaaattagcataacttttttatttatgaaccaattgagatgaaacaaacacttaatgttaagtgaagcttaccacaatatattagtgtaAACAACATCTAAATCATAATCAGAATaagctgtttctgagattagcttgCACAAACGCACAccaaacagacaaaaatgctAACAGTGAttattttgggtgctatttgcgttgataaaggtcccaataatattttttctcatttatcttccatgtacagataGTAATccgtacatttttattatatgtaagtatCGATTTATTAGAAGTCTAGTAGTTACAAAAAAGAACACAAACGAGTAATGTAATAAGCGTATGTGCAAACAATTACGACATCAATGTATAATAGAGTAATAGACAGATGTACTAAtttcgtattattatttatagattacattattattaataatgattcGATTCTGCGTTATTCCTTACTCtaacaatacaattttataaatacatattagtaaataaatagtataataaacATCATATACTAGACGGCGCTTTGTATATTTCGAGTTTTAATCACGGTCTTTTTTACAGATCTTGCAACAACAGTAGTGGGGGTACGCCGGCCTAATGGTTgcgtttttcttttcaatttacggccgccagaggcatgacgATAGATAGGTGTGCTGTGCGACGAGGTCAGAATAGCattctgtctctttttctaCCACACGTaacgcatttatgttttaaaatataaccaattacaatgaaacgtcactcaacCGGCGTGCGTACTGCGCACCGCACTACGTGACCGCCCTCATCGATAGCGGTGACGTACAGCAGCGTTGACGACTTGACGCGAGCTAAAAGTTGTTGAAAtttatacagacaaaaattctaatattGAAAAAAGTTGAATGAAAGCACTATCGTAATAACCTCTTATCATTGAAATTGAGCTCCGTTGCAAGACCTTGTATATAAGACAGTGGTTTTAATACACAGAATTATAGGCATAGAGGAACATTCTGTGTATTTCTAAAGTAtattcaaaaactaaaatattttcgaaaattttgAACTTTATACATTCTTAATAATTCAAGTAGAAGatattaaagttaataaaatattatgattaatttaatttaacattttaataagtttaGAAACGTAAACTATTAAAGAATTATGTTGCAATAGTACCTTCTAATGACCAGCagaaaaattaactttaaaacaaacattgtataaaattactagTTCTGCTAAAACATAATCAAGTGGACtatggatatttttaataagaactttttaaaaatatatagtaatttttaaaattgcggtctttttattctttagtagtatgtaaatattttaatcttaaaataaagtttttttatataaatgaattaagtaaattacaaatgtagaataaacataatttattattatatatatttataatgttttcattcgtttttttttttttttttttaattgttataacttTCGATAGACGTGCtgtcaatgtttaaaaaaattaatagttgcTGTTGCTGACTTCTGAACTGAACTGTTGCTGACATGTTGACCGTAGTCTTTGATATTGACAACACTAGAATAATAACCTAACTTtacaattgtattaatttttaaataaaaatagagtaCAAATATACTTCTTTTACGCAAAGTTATCCATATGGcttaattttgaaatgataattatttcgTAGTCAGTTTAAGTATACTCTTTGTGTAGTATctataaacttaattttagttttgttttaacgTTAAACATTTTGGTCTTTTAATATgggtattttagaaaaaatatctgaaattgaaaaagaaatagCAAGAACCCAAAAGAATAAAGGTATATCTAGATTTACTTTGATTACGTTCTTAAAACatgtttcatgtttttttttttatcaccagtattgaaaagtattttcattttgataaaataagcTTACAAATAAATCTTCTATATATCTCTGATACTAATTTCTAGttattaaatctttttattatcAAACTTATCAAGTGTGAAGAAAAATACAggctatttaattatttgagtattattttatgttggTTTGAACTTTAGTTATAACATGTAAAACTTGtagatatattttgaattttaagaaataagtaCGTGCCATGATATAGGTTGCTTATGGCTGAGATTTAGATCTATTTGCAGGCACTATGATGTTGGCTTATCTTAAAGCTCTAGTGTCGATATTAATGAAATGTTCACACAAACTAAGTGTTCGtatatttacttcaataatttattccatattttgaaaatatttcactATACAAGTCGACTTGAACCCATAACATGTGGTTAAGCAGTCTTTATTAACACTTTTATAAGgtgtttaaaacatttaaattattttttaatatttataatatgatgatatgatattttttgcAGCAACTGAATATCATTTGGGTCTGCTGAAAGCAAAATTAGCCAAATATAGGTCCCAGTTACTAGAACCTTCTAAAAAAGGTGGTGATAAGGGTGAAGGTTTCGATGTACTCAAATCAGGTGATGCCAGAGTTGCTCTTATAGGATTTCCATCTGTTGGTAAGGTGAGTAATGATACCAAGTGatgataaaatttgattttttagtgAGTGTGATTCTCTGAAAAATTGAAAACAGAGAATCATTTTTACCTATGTTGTGTAATTTTGACTACTAAATAACATTAGCATAAAAGTAATCAGTGTAAGAAATGtactaaaatttgtataaaaattgtttttataataaagttttaataatattttgataaagtaGGATATGTAAGCTGgaaagtgaaataaataaataattgctgGCTTGCCTTAgcctttttagttttcttttcaaaattaGATATAGTTATTGTAATCTGTAAgctatctaaataaaataaactatgcATATTTTGAATGAAGAAAGTTTAATTTATAGCCAGTAACAATCAGCATATTTTATGCTTAGCATAATTTCCAtctaaaaaaaactgttgtGCCAATTTGGTTAATTTATCCCAGCTAAGGCTACATCTCTATTAAATATGTTCTCTATTTCTCTAGTCAACTCTCCTGTCTACTTTGACGCACACACACTCTGAAGCAGCTAGCTATGAATTCACAACTTTAACATGCATTCCCGGAGTCATAGAGTATCGTGGTGCCAACATACAACTGCTCGACTTGCCCGGTATTATTGAAGGTGCTGCTCAGGGCAAGGGTAGAGGTCGACaggtaatttattaaaaataaatttatgacttacacattatattttcaaaatattcaataaaattaattagttcagttttatttttgcatgtttgttgtttgtttgttcttttgctttaaatcataaatattcatgtttacaaataatgttttttcCCTCTCTAacatcaaattaattatttccatTTACCAATACTTCTTTATATATGTAATGATttaaaagagtaaataaatgtGATTTACAAACATATGCCAAATGCATAGCTACTCATTATAATTCTACATTTTATTCTTGATATCAGGTGATAGCCGTAGCCCGTACAGCTGACCTAGTGCTAATGATGTTAGATGCAACCAAACCCTACGTGCATCGACAGCTTCTAGAAAAGGAATTGGAGAGTGTAGGCATAAGGCTGAATAAAAACAAgcccaatatatattttaaggtaTATAGCTCTATATATGTTATAACTTGGTTCACCCAATATTTCAATCTCTCGGCTGGGTAATGAGCTCTTTCTTTATAACGTAGAAGGGCTAATTAATCTGTAATACATAAATTGATACATATGTTAAACACATTTCACAGACACacacattaaaattacattatcttttatttacatataatatatattatcttacATATGAGATGGTAATTTTGAAAACTTTTGACAAGTTAAATATTCCATAATTCCACCTAGGATAATATTTGAAGTGTAACTTGTTGGTGATaggctattttaaaaaatgtatatacttaaaattactTAGGTATTTACATTTATCATAGTTTTCTGAAAAGAATTAAATTGTTTCGGTAGTAGATGCATCGGACaaagttcattaaaaaaaattattttgagtatatgtaatgataattaaaaaataaatatattttgtttaaatataatattttgtttagtttacaaattaattacaatatttaagtttttctttttatgagaGTTTgagttcaaaaattaaaattacttacataTAATATCTAAATGTTCTGCTTGATATTTCTTAAAGTATATTtcaattgataataataattgtgataaaatatttcagataAAGAAAGGTGGGGGTTTGTCTTTCAACTCTACATGTCAACTTACTAAGGTGGATGAGAAAATGGTCCAGATGATATTAcatgaatacaaaatatttaatgctgaagtaaataaacacttttattaaatattaattttattaaaaataaataactttagaaaaaattgtttttataaatctcATTCTATCATTATCTGTTTAAtgtgaaattgttatttaggATGTACCCTTATTGTGCATCGAGGACTTAGACATCCAACTAATTTCTCAGAAGATCATTTTGTTAATTGTACAAGAAATTTGTAATCtcgaattaatatttgatagaaaatttaattttatgccaAAAATATCCAGTTAGtgattttaaaaacttactcTTAACATGTGTTGCAGGTTCTGTTCCGTGAAGATTGTACTGCAGATGAGCTTATTGATGTCATACTTGGTAACCGTGTATACCTGCCGTGCTTAtatgtttacaacaaaattgaTCAGATATCGATACAGGAGGTGGATAGGATAGCTCGTCAACCACATTCTGTTGTTGTCAGGtcagaatatatatatgttgcagtcaaaactcttaaccagtcaaaagcactattgactagcaaaatcagtcagaagtacttttgaccgtttgcattagtcaataatacttttgactaaaataacagttaaaagtacttttgcccaatggagctggttaaaagtacttttgactaaatgattccatCAAAaatggttttgactggttgtatcagtcaaaactcttaaaaatttaaagtggtcgataaaaataacgacaaacgcacatataaacttttatattactcattattagtggagaacgtgctgatattagaacaaaaatgagtgactacgaaaagaaagaaggctttttgcaaagaatttcaatgtgatgacaaaagaaaaatttaaaaagtttgcaatggatgtggaagacgcgaaatttaatgaaaacaaaacaccattacagtacagtagactacaacgctttaacatattgaagtttgtggtataaaatcataaacacagaacctgtcaaatatttttgccggctgaggaaatctacgacattattgatgctgctcatatttctaaagggcatggtggtcgcgatagacttaagaatgaaacggtaaaaaagtacgctaatattacaaaagaaatgattaatatatatttatcaatgtgcgaagtatgccaaaggaagaataGCAAGAAAAgaatgggtcaggtttagaaaccgatcctgcacactgaaatgaacagccgctgccaaatcgatctgattgacatgcagtcgcaagaaaatcgtgggcataaatttattatggtttatcaggatcatttgactaaatttattcacatctaacgagttaatagtgcttttgactgacgcttttttacagttaaaaatacttttgacggagagcgtcagtcaaaagtatttttaaccgcgaacttgcagtcaaaagtactaataaccaataattttcagtcaaaaccacttttgaccaacttgtccagtcaaaagtacttttgactgatttcgctagtcaatagtacttttgactggttaagagttctgactgcaacatatatatttagttacaaTTATAATCATTTCATCATCTACTAGCTGTAGCATATTCATATATGGCTTGAAATGTTAATGATTGCttgtatataaacatttaattttgtattttttttttattttttaatttaacaggtTTACCTAcagttatttacat
This genomic stretch from Melitaea cinxia chromosome 10, ilMelCinx1.1, whole genome shotgun sequence harbors:
- the LOC123656927 gene encoding developmentally-regulated GTP-binding protein 2, encoding MGILEKISEIEKEIARTQKNKATEYHLGLLKAKLAKYRSQLLEPSKKGGDKGEGFDVLKSGDARVALIGFPSVGKSTLLSTLTHTHSEAASYEFTTLTCIPGVIEYRGANIQLLDLPGIIEGAAQGKGRGRQVIAVARTADLVLMMLDATKPYVHRQLLEKELESVGIRLNKNKPNIYFKIKKGGGLSFNSTCQLTKVDEKMVQMILHEYKIFNAEVLFREDCTADELIDVILGNRVYLPCLYVYNKIDQISIQEVDRIARQPHSVVVSCNMKLNLDFLLETLWEYLALIRVYTKKPGQPPDFDDGLILRKGVTIEHVCHSIHRSLAAQLKYALVWGTSTKYSPQRVGIAHSVHDQDVVQLIKK